CCTACTCTCTCTAAGCACTAAATCATAAGATATTGTGTGCTTTTGTGGGTCGAATTTGAATTTTAGTATTTGACAACGCAAAGAATTTACATCCAACTCAACCATCCATTGAATGATTTCACATATTAATTAAGTTTTCAGTGTGTTTGTAATCCTATCAAATATAACTCGTTCAATACTTCATGATGACGTAGTCGTTGGATAATGTAAGAAAATCCAAACCAAATTGCTTGTAGAGGTATTAATTGTTAACTGGTATTAGAAATCTTCGTCTTCTTTGGAATAGACAGTCTTGTTATCTTCACCTGACTCACCAAGACTAGGTACAAAGATCTTTGACCACCAATTCCTTCACCAAGACGGGTTCATACATGCATACAAATAACACACAATCGGTAATCAACATTTCATCTTTGACTGATAGAGAGGTGGGGCCTATTGATAAATACTCGCCACACGAAATGGTGTctaagtctagcatcacaagttttaGCCTAACTATCTATTAAAAACTCAGGTTGACAATATTAGAGTATGCACGTACTCGTGCATGATTAGGGTTAGACCATTTCGACCGTCGACCCACTTATCTCCTCAAACTTATGAGCCATGATCACATAGCCTTGTCAATCCAATGGATCAGGACTTTCCCAGTTGCTTGAACggactttttctttcttttttttaggtctttttctcttttccaacctgTCCACAATGAATTTGACCCACTATTTGCTAACCCAACTCGACAAAGGATGAGCTCTAGGATAGGTCCGCCTACGAAAGTATCAGTCCACGGGCCTACACGCAGGtacactctcaatgaaagcatcaATGATGAAAACCTTGATCTTAATTGAATTAAGAATAAGATTGGGTTGAGAGAAATCTCTCGATTTTGATAACaaatcttgatttttgtttaatttctttaattCCTCCAAATAAATATAACTCTAACGACTTATATAGCCAAGGTGAACAACCCAAAACCTACTCAAACTAGAATACCAAAACTATATAGAAAAACCACTTTATACATTAACCGAAACTCAACTTctaaactaaactaattaaaagtaaataccaataaaaatatcaaaactaaacaaatattaataatagttttttcttttcttgaatctCATCACCTACCGGCTACCTCCAACGCCCCtttattatataataataataataatcacatgcacacaaattgGCAGTTACACGCGTTGGTTATATTCACGGGGAGAAAGAGAGTGGAAGCAGCAAAATCATGCGGGGTCGGGTCTTTTGTCATTTTATTTACAGTGGACGGCAGCTTGCACGTGAATGACATGCACCtttgattttaaataataataattatttaaaataaaaactaagTTAGAAAACGTGTTGAGGAGGGATTGTTGAGCCGCCTTTGTCTTTTTCTGGCTACTCGTCCCTCCTTCACTGATCAGCAGCCGCCTTTACCATTTAAGGCACGTGGCAATATTATTATCGACTTCCTGGAAGCTTCTATTCTCTATGATTATTGGCAACTGTAGTGGCAATTTTAATCCGTTGTTTTCTAAGTTGTGAGttgtttgataaaatttttGGATGATAATAACTTATAAActgtaaaaaatattttctttctacaaaataaattttaattttaaattaattataatttcctaatataaaacaaaagatgaaaaaaaaaacacaaaaaaatattgttagatCGCTCAAGCTTATGTTCTACGATACCGTTGATTTATTTAACTCATTTGGTGTTTACGGTGCCACTGACGGAACACGAGACCGCCCCACCAAATAAGACCTTAAGGAGGaacattttcaaattttcaaaagacaatgttacatAAGAGCATCAAAAATAGAAATTATATTATTAAGGTCTACGAATATTGTAAGCTATGAGACCAAAAAAAGGAATGATTCCTCCATTTCCAGCAAGTAATGTTTTACCTTAGCTAGAAGGGGAACTTACCTCCAATTCCTCACAcaaaatgtcacaaaaacggtTCAAACTTTTACGTTATAAAACTGTAAGAAGATAAGTGGCAAAGAATGGTCTATGAAAAAGATGTTTTCCCGACAATTAAAGACCAACAACTTATTATGTTTTGGCATTTATGTGGacaatcaaaagtaaaacatGGCAAATATGGAATTTGGGACCCATAATTCTCGGAAGTTTACGATTCACATCTAATGATAGAGAAAAAATTAtataagttttaaaaatgaaaaaataaaaatgtggtaTAACGTGACATACCTTTCGAATTATTAGATTCAAATTATAGATCTTCTTATTAGAAACGAATTGCGGATTCCACAAATCCAAAATTATGGGACATGACGTATTATGCAAATGTATTATGATTCCACTAAGAAAGATTATATGTTTCATACACCTCCCCTGTCCCCAAAAAACAACAAGACTTGACAGTGAACTGCGTAGTGCGCCACTCATGATTTGAGTCGTTAGAGTTCGGGACTCTCTCCCGCAATTTAAACGTGCCAACTAACTCGTCTTGCTCGGCCTTCTAGTGACAGAAGAAGACATGCACTCACGTGGACCTGAAAAGCTATAACGGGAGCTAGCATCATGTAcgcacatatatgatatatatgttcGGGAATGTGTTGTGTTTTAGTCACCAACTCGTTTGAGTTGTAGGCCCATATGGGGCATCCACAATTGGGCTCAAAGAGTTGATACTCAAAGGCCCATGTggacaacttgttttgattcttGTACGAAGAAAACCTGCCAAATATGATTGATTTGTTTGTGGTGGAGTGTCTCAAAATCACCGTTAACACACATCAACAATAAAATTTCTTGTTCAAAGCCTTAAATTCCAAGAAATAACGGGGTCCatacaaaaaaatttttaaaaaattaagggggtcccatttaatttgtcatttttgtCTCTTTGCACCTTAACACTCAATGTGGGCTATTCCTTGTAATGACTTATGGGTTTAGGCCTTTCACTCTGTCTTCTGTATTGTCAACTCTGGGCTGCTAGGCCCAGGATTGGGAAGCTTCAATGAACATAAGCCCAAAATACATAAGACCGGTAATCATGCTGGGCCCAAGCTTGAATCTAAGTCCCCACCAAGTGAGGATAGCATTATTGGGTATCGAACAAGATAGAACTGCGTAAAAGATATCCAAAGAGCCCGATATAAAGGCACAATATTCGAGGCGAGAGTATCACGGTGAGACCAAGAGGTCCATTCTCGTTATAAATACAAAGCATACATGCTCGATAAACCATGATGACCAAACACcataaagaaatcaagaattTAAAGGATACCAACTTCATGTCAAAAAGAAATCAGGATAATATCGTATCCGTCTTCCTATAAATCACCTAAATTAAGATTAGAGAGACATGAAATCTACTCATATAGCTCATATAAGAGGGACCATTCTAGGTAAACGATTCTCAACTCTTGTATTTTGGTTGCTACCCGAGAGAAATGGTCCCAAGAGCACTCCAATTTGATAGCTTATTACACTCAAATGATAGCTTATTTACTTGCGTCAGAGAGAGGTTTCCCGAACACAGCCTCGgactaataaactaataatcgcCACCCGCAACCACCGCTGGTCACAGTCGGAGCCAGGCTATAgcggggagggggggggggggggggcattATCGCCATCGAAATCCAGTAAGGGACAGCTACATAGCAACCGAAGTACCGAACTTGAAGCGACAAAGGGCATTCGGGAGAATTCCTTTTCCTATATAATGAAACGCACAGTTTTATActtctcaaaaacaaaaacaaaaacaattacaATTTTTagtatttctctctctacttcTCGCTGACTCTTTGGACCTCCCGTCCATTCTCTCTCTACGTTCTTTCTCTCAAACATGGCGTCCGACAATTTTACCGATAAGAACGCCGTCTTCAGAAAGCTTAAAGCCAAATCGGAAAACAAGGTCTGTatattgttgtttcttttaCGTGTTCGTTTTGTTGTGACGATTGTTTGTGTTCTCCGGGTAGATCTGAACCAGATCTGGAAACTCTGTTATTGGATCTCGGTAATGATGGTGTTTTTGTTCAGATGTGTTTCGATTGTAATGCGAAGAATCCGACATGGGCGTCTGTTACGTACGGGATCTTCCTGTGCATCGATTGCTCCGCCGCGCATCGAAGTCTCGGCGTGCACATCAGCTTTGTGAGGTAATTTGATTTTGCTCCTTCTTTTTGTGTTTAGTCATCTGATTTGAGTTTGGCATGTTCATGCAATGGAGGCATAAATCGATGTGGTTCTTCTGTTTCCGATGCTAGGGTGTGATGGCTGTCCAAATTGGTATTTTCTCTAGTCGATTAGAGAACTTACACAACTTGTCATGAAATTTGGTTTTGAAAGCTCCATTGCAGGGTTAGGTTGATACCTTCACCGCTCCCATTAGTACTTCACAGTCCCGGGCAGTTTTGATAACTTTGATAGCCCTATCTAACAGCTTCATTTTCCGGTCACAATAAAGGATGATATGATTCAATGATTATCAATCATTCCTGGCAAGGGAGCTTCATTGCcttttatattttgttataGCTTAGAAACTCTTGGTTTGCATGCAATTGACGTTGTAATTTTAAGGGTTCCTGGCCCAGTAAAGTCAGGTATAGAAGTTTGGAGAATTATGATTTGCTACTGGAATTACGTAATGTGAcagatattaattttttattgatgttgaatcttggatttatgaaaatAATGTGCAAGTCATCTAgggaatttttctttttcaaatttaaatgtTACTCAACAAGATACTAGAATAAAGCTTAACTTCCTGTTTAGATTTTATTGTAAATCCACAAGTTCaagaaacaaatatgaaatctgAATTTCTTAGCTATGTATAAATGCATTGTATAAGTTTCTCTTTACTGTTGGCTTTGAAGTTTGACCTTGATCTGACTCTTTTTAGGGATAGTACTTGTAGCCACCAGCTTTTTCCTTGACGCATCTTCATATTCTATTCGTTGTTTTGCCTTTTAGCTTTTACTTTGATGACAACGAGTTGTAATCACAGAGGATATGCTTTCTATATATGTTCTACGTAGGTCAACAAATTTGGACTCTTGGACTCCTGAGCAAATGAAAATGATGAGCTATGGGGGAAACAACCGTGCACAAGTTTTCTTTAAACAGCACGGATGGAATGATGGAGGAAAAATTGAGGCCAAGTATACATCAAGAGCTGCTGATTTATATAGGCAGATACTTTCGAAAGAAGTAGCTAAAAGCATGGTGGATGAGGCAAGTTTACCGTCATCACCCATTGCTTCTCAGTCTGCTCAAGCAACTAATGGATTTCCTGATGTAAAGATTAATGAGATTCCTAAAGAGAGTTCCTTAGGGAGGCAAGAAACATCTGAAATTGCACCTTCGCCTAAAGTTTATCATACGACAACTGTCAGTACTATCAAGAAACCACTTATTGCAAAGAAAACTGGGAAGTCCAGTGGATTGGGTGCTCGAAAGCTTACCAAAAAGGTTTTCTTTCCCTCTCCTTTGTGAACAAGTCAATTATGGAATAAAGATTATTTAAGATATTCTGATTTTGTCTATATTTCTGGATTATTCATTGCTTCTTTAATTCCCTTAAATTCACCTTGTTATTTGTAGCCAAGTGAAGATCTTTATGATCAAAAGCCTGAAGAACCAGTGATTCCTGTTGCTTCTTCAATTAACACTTCAACTGTTAGCTCTTCTTTTACATCTCGCTTTGAGTATGTCGATACCATCCAACCTGCTGAGTTGAGTAATTCTGGCCCACAAGCAATTAGCCATGTATCTCCACCAAAGTCTTCAAGCTTCTTTGCCGACTTTGGAATGGAAAGTGGCTTCCAGAAGAAAGCAAGCTCAAATTCCCTGAAAGTGCAAGTATGCCATATCACTATTGTTTCGTGCTTCTAGATGACTGAACAAAATTATGTTTAAGGTTAACTTTTGTATGCAAATGCAATTAGCTGTTCACTTGCGCCAACACTGAACAAAACAGGATTAATTAGCTGTTCATCATTGCCCGATATGGTTGGTGCTATGGTTTTTTGTgcgtttttcttatttttgtgcttCTTACATCctattgttatctttttcaGGAAACTGATGAGGCACGAAAgaagttctcaaatgcaaaatcTATTTCATCCGCCCAATTTTTTGGGGATCAGAACAAAGGTGCTGACGCCGATGCACAAATgtctttgcagaagttctcaGTACGTGCTCAAATTATAACTGACTGaagttccattttttttaaaaaaattcctggtttttttttgccttttaaaGTTCCCTGTCTTGTTTAATATAAAATGTTTCCAATTTCTGGTTTACCCTAATTTATCTCAGTTAACAATATACTAATAGAAATGATGCAGCCTTAAGAAAAGTGTTTTCGTCCAAGAATGTTTTCTTGGTAGTTTGCTTCCTAAAGCtattgatgtagttttgtttaTATTCCATGTTAAGCCTTTATAATGATATACTCCTTAATATCTTATTTCAAGTCTGGTTTTTATTAATTACCTTCCTGTTAGAGGTTCTAACAAGATCAtattaatatgtggagaggctgctTCTAGTAGATATATTAAACTTAAAGTTGGTGGGGAATCAATGCGTTGTATTTCTTGACATGGCTCTGAGAGTTTCTTTAGATGGTACCAACTGATGAGCGAGAAGTTTACTAGGTAGTTAACAAGTTAAAATGGATAGTTGGACTTTGGTGGGGAGAAACAATTTGACCTAATTACACCAGTTGTTGATGCTAGTAGGAAAGTTAAATTGAGTAACATCAAGGAAATGCCAACTTTACTGACACTTCTTCCTGTACTAATGTTTCTTGTTTATGTTGAGGTAGTAATGATTCAAATTTTTATGGGAAAGGAAGATCAATATTCTAGCTTTTGCAAGTTCACGCAGTTTGTCTCCTATATCATCCCGGAGCAAGTAAACCCAAAAGACGAAAACCTAATATGCTTTGTACCATCTTGATTTTTGTATATCATTAATTATGGATTGCTCATTGGTTACTACATGTTCCTTATGATTGTTGAATGTCCATGTAATTTGCAGAGTTCCTCAGCGATTTCTAGTGCTGATCTTTTTGGTCAAAACTCTGAAATGTCTCTTGATTATGCTGCGAGTGACCTTATTAACCGTCTCTCATTCCAGGTATGACTGTCTCTCAGTGACCTTCTAAGTCCTTTCATAATATGTGGAGTAGTATTAGTATATCTTTGTAATGTGATTGACGGTGTCATTTGAGGAGGCTATAGACAATTAACTTGGTCCtttttgacttggtatttttGCTCAGTATTCTCTTTTGTTTATAGATGAAATTTGTCTTAAATTAGTGCACTACCTTCTTATCATTCAAACTAAAATTAGAAGTTACCATAATGTAAATGGATTTATGTTTGGACATCATGCGGGGTGCTCCTCCTTTTAACTAACATGATGAGTGAGTTGGTTGTTGATTGTTGCTTGACTGTTGATTTTTTAATCcctcttttttcttcatttttcttcagGCGCAACAGGATCTCTCTTCCCTGAAGAACATTGCCGGAGAGACAGGGAAGAAGCTTAGCTCATTGGCATCGAATTTAATGACTGATTTTCAGGACAGAATCATGTGATAAATCATGTGTTTTTATGTTCAGACCGAGGAGTTTCATTTCATTACCAGTACAATTTATTGTCTAATCAATGTGAAATGAgttgattataatttttttccctggGGTTCAAATAAAACCTTGTATTTCTTCCCCAGGCTTTTACAACTTTCTGGTTTTCGAAGCATAGGTACACGAGATTGGTAGTGTTTTAGATTTCTATAAGTAATTGTACTCCTAAACAGGTATCAAATAGAATATGAACCCTGTTTTAATGGGGTTGACATGGCTATAAAATTCACGAACGATATTGTAGCTGTTGTTACTTGTAATTATGAACCCTTATTCATGCATCGACTCTTATGCGTGGAACTATCGTTGAATTTCTTGGGTATTTCTTTACTTTTATGAACTTGTATGTCCTGGACTGCCTTGTGCGCGAAATTATCGCTGGTTAGATTGCATCGGTGATGAACCTctactctctttttctcttatttttctttttgactttgTTTCAAGTGAGCAGAGTACTGAGAATCAGTCCGGAGATGCAGGAGCGTTGACATAGCTGAGGCACACATCTAGGATTGTGGGTAGTGGCTGTTGATTGAGTGTGTTTGGTACGTATAATGCTTGAAACCTAAAAATATGATgcttgaaaccctaaaaatatGACATTCACTGTATCACAATCAAAATGTTGAATGTTAAGTTATCCTACAGTGCATGTGATCTGACAAGCCTCTAACCGGTGTTGGAGCAAGTGTCAGCCCAGGTCCAATAGTTGctgtagttttttcttttttgtaattttcttcaCGAACTTTACGTGTTAGCCAAATTAGGCATGCAAAACAAAGCAGTTTATCAATTACGTAATTGAATGGGCGAAAAACCGTAGGGTaattttagtcacacccctatgtttattaaagacaccccaatttagGTTGATCATCCattgtaaaaatcagttgacggggtgtctttagtaaatataggggtgtgactaaagtttaccaaAATTGTATATGTACAAATATACACTACGAGGTCCATAAAAGCCTCAATCGACAATGATCCATGAGAGTCTTAGTCGAGTCTAAAAGGGCCAAAGCCCAAGCTCTACTGACAATTAGACTCACGATAATCTTAGTGAAACTCAACAAAACCAATGAGATTATTGAACTAGAGCCCATCAGGCCCACAACCCAGACAGTCTACAATTAAGCCCATGAGAGCCAAGTCCAACAAGCTCATGGAAGAGGCTATCTATTCTATAAAGGCTCAAAGCCACTCTGCCGGGAAGCTCCATAAAAGGCCTTTGGGTCTAATCAAAACCCAAAGCCTACTGGCTCAGTCGACACGTGTCTGTCATGTGACCATACTCCTATAAATATGTGAAGCCCTAGCCTCATTAAACTCTCTCAATTACTTGGAAGTATCTTGCTCTCGAGTCTCACCCTCCCTCTAAAAATCTTTCTTCTCTCACCACAAATTCTACCTACCACcaactgacttgatcgtcagagTTTCCTTAATCGGCACCACACCAATATCCAAGCTTCAAGGTCTACCTTTAGTATGATCTTACAGGGTTGTCGAATGTCTCGATTGATATTTCATTGATTGCAGATCTTCGGATCTACATTAATACCAGCATGCATTAATCCGAGTTCAAACTAATACAAGGTTATATTGAGACAATAATTTGTAGGAGAATActcatattattattatttgaaagCATACATTGATTACAAGTAATGATTTCATCCATTATGCTCGTAAATATATGAAACTAACACTTATTTTTAATAGTTATGATATACTTTTTACCCACTAAGGGCAATTTAATTAAGTAGATgcatttttcttggataaaaaagAGGGGGCATTCTCAAGGAGCATAGCCACCATGGCCACCTCCCTCACCGCCGCCTCCACCACTTCCATAGCCACCCCCATGTGCGCCTCCAGCTCCATATCCTCCCCCGCCACCTTCACCTCCTCCATATCCACCTCCGTGTGCTCCACCAGCACCATATCCTccccctcctccaccaccacttcctccacctcctccatacCCACCACCATGTTCTCCACCAGCACCATACCCACCGCCAGATCCACCACCTTTGCCACCTCCATATCCACCAGCAGCACCCCCagtaccaccaccaccaccaccaccactaccacCTCCACCCCCATATCCCGccccatgttctccaccacctCCATATCCTGCTCCACCaccttcaccaccaccaccaccataaccAGCCCCATGCTCACCAGAATAACCACCACCATGTCCACCGCCActtccaccacctccaccaccagcaTACCCACCACCATGTTCTCCTCCAGCACCATACCCAGCTCCACCACCTTCTCCACCACCGCCCCCATATCCTCCTGCAgcaccacctccacctccaccaccactgcctccacctccaccatgTCCACCACCAGCACCTCCATACCCACCACCCCCACCTTCTCCACCACCATGACCACCTCCATACCCACCACCATGTTCTCCTACACCTCCATACCCTCCTCCACCTCCCCCACCCGACCCTCCACCACCATACCCAACTGCCGGAACGTGGCCGGCTATCTCTTCATAAGTGAGTAGGGTTCTAGTTCTAGCGGCTGAACATATCGCTAAACccaacaacacaaacaaaacTGCACCACCACCTTTGTAAGTACCCATCACAGTATGTAAAATAACTCACACGAGCTTGGCTTGGATGTTGTAGGGTTCTTAAGGTGGTATTTATAGGACTAAATGTGGGAACCAAAGCAGCACTTTCAATTTAGGGGAGTGGTTGAGAGCACATGTTAGAGAGAGAGTCAAGGCCCACAGTGAGGCCCAATATACACATGCAATAACACTACTAGAGATactgatcatatatatatacattgtgGTGATATGCTGTCTTCCATTTTATCCAATTTTAGCAACAAAGTTTGTCTTCTACTTTGTATTTTTGGACCCAAAACCTAACCCTCcctcaagacaaaaaaaaagaagcagaacaACAGTGGCCGACTGCCGACGCATTACAATTCTTTTCCACGCGTTTACTTGATGTCACCTCCTATTACAAAGCCAATGGGTGGAAGTAGATTTTGTACTTGATGAATTGTTGattatttttacattttttaaccGATGAtaacgacatcatacaagtttactcTTTTGAACATTTAATAAGGGTCTAAACTCGGGATGTCAGGACTACTCGCATAGAAATTTCACATATGCTGACAGTGTAAGTTTAGTCAAAGCTCAGCGCATGATCACAAGGATATTACTCCCAATGTGAATTGAATTAAAGACCTCTCGAATACATATAATTTGGTACTAGaaagattcaccaactagactATCACCTAAATCGTTATTATTTTGACACTTTATATGTCACCGGAAAAATTCAGGCCTCTTCCAttaaaagcatatatatacGCTATGCATGCATGTCATGAAATTATGGTACAAGAAGAAGTAATGCATTATACCTCGAAGAAGTGGTTATGATGTGTATGCATGGTTGAGTTCACTTTTAAATAGGTGGAATATATAATACTCAATTCTTAATCAATACCTAATAAAGAAATGTAACTCATTAATTAACGGGACGCTAAATTGATGTAAATCTGTGAAGCCTTTCGTCAAACACTTGGTATGCAACACCGATAATTGTAGAAGCCTGCGGAAATCAAGCTTTCATGACAAACTTAGCTATAATACACAGGAATCACTCTCCGGTGGACTGATCGGGTGATGATTGCTTGCACCATGAATGTACACGTGCATGCCTTATATATGCATGGAACCCATTACTTAAAGGAGAGAACA
This DNA window, taken from Tripterygium wilfordii isolate XIE 37 chromosome 20, ASM1340144v1, whole genome shotgun sequence, encodes the following:
- the LOC119987447 gene encoding probable ADP-ribosylation factor GTPase-activating protein AGD8 produces the protein MASDNFTDKNAVFRKLKAKSENKMCFDCNAKNPTWASVTYGIFLCIDCSAAHRSLGVHISFVRSTNLDSWTPEQMKMMSYGGNNRAQVFFKQHGWNDGGKIEAKYTSRAADLYRQILSKEVAKSMVDEASLPSSPIASQSAQATNGFPDVKINEIPKESSLGRQETSEIAPSPKVYHTTTVSTIKKPLIAKKTGKSSGLGARKLTKKPSEDLYDQKPEEPVIPVASSINTSTVSSSFTSRFEYVDTIQPAELSNSGPQAISHVSPPKSSSFFADFGMESGFQKKASSNSLKVQETDEARKKFSNAKSISSAQFFGDQNKGADADAQMSLQKFSSSSAISSADLFGQNSEMSLDYAASDLINRLSFQAQQDLSSLKNIAGETGKKLSSLASNLMTDFQDRIM
- the LOC119987289 gene encoding glycine-rich cell wall structural protein 1.8-like, which encodes MGTYKGGGAVLFVLLGLAICSAARTRTLLTYEEIAGHVPAVGYGGGGSGGGGGGGYGGVGEHGGGYGGGHGGGEGGGGGYGGAGGGHGGGGGSGGGGGGGAAGGYGGGGGEGGGAGYGAGGEHGGGYAGGGGGGSGGGHGGGYSGEHGAGYGGGGGEGGGAGYGGGGEHGAGYGGGGGSGGGGGGGTGGAAGGYGGGKGGGSGGGYGAGGEHGGGYGGGGGSGGGGGGGYGAGGAHGGGYGGGEGGGGGYGAGGAHGGGYGSGGGGGEGGGHGGYAP